In Methylococcus geothermalis, one genomic interval encodes:
- the csx2 gene encoding TIGR02221 family CRISPR-associated protein — translation MKILISFLGKGRLDPATGYQTATYRFEDGSERTSPYFGLALADHLKPERLVILGTSGSMWDVFIEHQSQGNEHEDARWRLLEAAQENRVDDALLEELAPLVQNRLGIPVNLAIVPYAVSEEEQVAVLRRLAAAVNSGDEVFLDITHAFRTLPMLALVAAQYLERVKKVRIADIYYGAFEMQRESPTPVVRLRGLLKLMDWVQTLAAYDKDGDYGAFAPLLEDEGLPPKIARQLHIAAFQERTGNPGQARQSLLTAYRSIENLETPIGGLFRPELLRRLAWCQKANRADWELALADAALERSDLMRGAIFLQEGFITREVYNRKEDTNDYAAREAVRKERQTLDEFKLLSRLRNAMAHGLRANDHEDVQRALKDAPTLTNKLRAIRKKLFG, via the coding sequence ATGAAAATCCTCATCAGCTTCCTCGGCAAAGGCCGCCTCGACCCGGCCACCGGCTATCAGACCGCGACCTACCGTTTCGAGGACGGCAGCGAACGCACCTCGCCGTATTTCGGCCTTGCGCTCGCCGATCATCTCAAACCGGAACGGTTGGTGATTCTCGGCACCTCCGGCAGCATGTGGGATGTTTTCATCGAGCACCAGAGCCAGGGCAACGAACATGAAGACGCCCGCTGGCGGCTGCTCGAAGCCGCCCAGGAAAATCGGGTCGACGATGCGCTCCTGGAAGAGCTCGCGCCCCTCGTGCAAAACCGGCTGGGCATCCCCGTGAACTTGGCCATCGTGCCTTACGCGGTCAGCGAGGAAGAACAGGTCGCGGTGCTGCGACGGCTCGCTGCCGCCGTGAATTCCGGCGATGAGGTTTTTCTGGACATCACCCACGCATTCCGGACCCTGCCGATGCTGGCGCTGGTCGCCGCGCAATATCTGGAACGGGTGAAAAAGGTCCGCATCGCGGACATTTACTACGGGGCTTTCGAAATGCAAAGGGAATCCCCAACCCCGGTCGTCCGCCTGCGCGGCTTACTCAAGCTCATGGATTGGGTACAGACCTTGGCGGCCTATGACAAGGACGGCGATTACGGCGCCTTCGCCCCCCTGCTCGAAGATGAAGGTCTTCCGCCCAAAATAGCCAGACAATTGCACATAGCCGCTTTCCAGGAACGAACCGGCAACCCGGGGCAAGCGCGTCAGTCACTGCTTACGGCGTACCGATCCATCGAAAACCTGGAAACCCCCATCGGCGGGCTGTTCCGTCCGGAATTACTCCGCCGGCTGGCCTGGTGTCAGAAGGCGAACCGCGCGGACTGGGAACTTGCGCTGGCGGATGCCGCGCTGGAGCGATCGGATTTGATGCGCGGCGCCATCTTTTTACAGGAAGGCTTCATTACCCGTGAAGTGTACAACCGCAAGGAAGACACCAACGACTATGCCGCCCGGGAAGCTGTCAGGAAGGAGCGTCAAACGCTGGATGAATTCAAACTGCTCAGCCGCCTGCGCAACGCCATGGCGCACGGTTTGCGTGCCAACGATCACGAGGACGTGCAGCGGGCGCTGAAGGATGCCCCCACGCTCACGAATAAGCTAAGGGCAATTCGGAAAAAACTCTTCGGTTGA
- the cas2 gene encoding CRISPR-associated endonuclease Cas2, producing the protein MAKRTLYLGAYDVSDDNRLRAALKVLRNYSTGGQKSVFECFLSSSEKRELIEEIGAVIDPSDDRFFLIRLDPAHKVAVLGIAVPPADPEYYYVG; encoded by the coding sequence ATGGCCAAACGCACCCTGTACCTCGGCGCCTACGACGTCTCGGACGACAACCGGCTGCGGGCCGCGCTGAAAGTGCTGCGCAACTACAGCACCGGCGGCCAGAAATCGGTGTTCGAGTGCTTTCTGAGCAGCAGCGAAAAGCGCGAGCTGATCGAGGAAATCGGAGCCGTCATCGACCCCAGCGACGACCGGTTCTTTCTGATCCGGCTCGACCCGGCGCACAAAGTCGCGGTCCTGGGCATCGCCGTACCCCCGGCCGATCCAGAGTATTACTACGTCGGATGA
- the cas1 gene encoding CRISPR-associated endonuclease Cas1: MGTLYLDRKDLELRHEGKHLCLYENGAKSGTVPINLIDRVVIRGAVTLSAGAIGALTEEGVGLVLLSGRHGKHMATVLGRPQGDAWRRIGQYRWYHHAEDRGRWARSLVLLKLRAQQRMLTDALSLRPDCRKPIKDAQRTLTELLGKVQALPLDTGTLASLRGLEGAAAAAHFNALQSLFPPALGFTGRNRRPPRDPVNAVLSLAYTLLHFEAVAACHAGGLDPYIGFYHEPAYNRESLAADLIEPLRAHIDGWVWRLFADRVLRDEHFTRAGDTCLLGKAGRERFYSAFEIRCRPLRRLLRRYVHRIAMRLVDDHDTPRNAAA; encoded by the coding sequence ATGGGCACACTGTATCTCGACCGCAAGGACCTCGAACTCCGCCATGAAGGCAAACACCTCTGTCTCTACGAAAACGGCGCAAAAAGCGGCACCGTGCCGATCAATCTGATCGACCGCGTAGTGATCCGAGGGGCCGTGACCCTGAGCGCCGGCGCCATCGGCGCGCTCACCGAAGAAGGGGTCGGCCTGGTGCTGCTCAGTGGCCGGCATGGCAAACACATGGCCACCGTGCTCGGGCGGCCGCAAGGCGATGCCTGGCGCCGCATAGGCCAGTATCGCTGGTACCACCATGCCGAAGACCGCGGCCGCTGGGCCCGCAGCCTCGTTCTGCTCAAGCTGCGCGCGCAGCAGCGCATGCTCACCGACGCCCTGTCGCTGCGGCCCGATTGCCGCAAGCCCATCAAGGACGCCCAGCGCACCTTGACTGAACTCCTCGGCAAGGTGCAAGCCCTTCCGCTCGATACCGGCACCCTGGCCAGCCTGCGCGGGCTCGAAGGCGCCGCCGCCGCCGCCCATTTCAACGCGCTGCAAAGCCTGTTTCCCCCGGCGCTCGGCTTCACCGGACGCAACCGCCGGCCCCCGCGGGACCCGGTGAATGCCGTCCTGTCGCTGGCCTATACCCTGTTGCATTTCGAAGCCGTCGCCGCCTGCCATGCCGGCGGGCTGGACCCGTACATCGGCTTCTACCACGAACCCGCCTACAACCGCGAATCGCTTGCCGCCGACCTGATCGAACCGTTACGCGCCCACATCGACGGCTGGGTCTGGCGGCTGTTCGCCGACCGCGTCCTGCGCGACGAGCACTTCACCCGCGCCGGCGACACCTGCCTGCTCGGCAAGGCCGGACGCGAACGCTTCTACAGCGCCTTCGAAATCCGTTGCCGACCGCTGCGCCGCCTGCTCCGGCGCTATGTCCACCGCATCGCCATGCGCCTCGTCGACGACCATGACACCCCGAGGAACGCCGCCGCATGA
- a CDS encoding CRISPR-associated endonuclease Cas1: protein MKPLYLYGAGLQVTIDGAALRILQPEHAPRWYPLVRLSRVISARGVDWSTAALLLCAEAGITVTFLGADGAVAMRCIGPSPSPNDGFAQRFAEFLQHPDRDSLYTDWLNGVERSAIHSLIRRAGLGAAPDLTAPELRRLFFESARAMGGYEAYRTIGAQLRTLLASHVTQALQDLGVDLSLAAALGFDPVAGWVRLLRWEFELPCAAWLEYRLQHNLIGQPPAPGEILAWYEQRTERLDWLTRSITRRMHRWLVEIG from the coding sequence ATGAAACCGCTCTACCTGTACGGCGCCGGCCTTCAGGTCACGATCGACGGCGCGGCGCTACGAATCCTCCAGCCCGAGCACGCCCCCCGCTGGTATCCGCTGGTCCGGCTGTCGCGGGTGATCTCCGCCCGCGGGGTCGATTGGAGCACCGCCGCCCTGCTTCTCTGCGCCGAGGCCGGCATCACCGTCACCTTTCTCGGCGCCGATGGCGCCGTCGCCATGCGCTGCATCGGGCCGAGCCCCTCGCCCAACGACGGCTTCGCCCAGCGTTTCGCCGAATTCCTGCAACACCCCGACCGCGACTCGCTATACACCGACTGGCTCAACGGCGTGGAGCGCAGCGCCATCCACAGCCTGATCCGCCGCGCCGGACTCGGCGCCGCCCCCGACCTCACCGCCCCGGAACTGCGCCGGTTATTCTTCGAATCGGCCCGGGCAATGGGAGGATATGAAGCCTACCGGACCATCGGCGCGCAACTGCGCACCCTGCTCGCCTCCCACGTCACCCAGGCGCTGCAAGACCTCGGCGTCGACCTCAGCCTGGCGGCCGCCCTCGGCTTCGACCCGGTGGCCGGCTGGGTGCGGCTGCTGCGCTGGGAGTTCGAACTGCCCTGCGCGGCCTGGCTGGAATACCGGCTCCAGCACAACCTGATCGGCCAGCCCCCGGCGCCAGGCGAAATCCTCGCCTGGTACGAACAGCGGACCGAACGGCTGGATTGGCTCACGCGCAGCATCACCCGCCGCATGCACCGCTGGCTGGTCGAAATCGGCTGA
- the cas2 gene encoding CRISPR-associated endonuclease Cas2: MAHNAPRLHLISYDIADPRRLTRLHRYLSGVGMPLQYSVFVVELSPRKLARVLKSIEDIIDPRRDDVRVYPFPRNGERIRMGRQSFPEGVFLIGQGCDLLSLAKC, encoded by the coding sequence ATGGCCCACAACGCACCCCGGCTTCACCTCATCAGTTACGACATCGCCGATCCCCGGCGTCTGACCCGGCTCCATCGTTACCTCAGCGGCGTCGGCATGCCGCTGCAATATTCGGTCTTCGTGGTGGAACTCTCGCCGCGTAAGCTGGCTCGCGTGCTCAAAAGCATCGAAGACATCATCGACCCGCGCCGTGACGACGTCCGCGTCTATCCCTTCCCGCGCAACGGCGAACGCATCCGGATGGGCCGCCAGAGTTTTCCGGAAGGCGTATTCCTCATCGGCCAAGGCTGCGACCTCCTCTCCCTGGCCAAATGCTGA
- a CDS encoding GGDEF domain-containing protein, translating to MRTEWQNLSVALAYAAAGFGTSALLSGFSFFPSPFWPPAGIALAAALLGGTRLWPGIFAGAFFVNWRLFGLPLPLAIAISVVNVAAPVFGAQLVRWTTHSKLPFARLRQVVCFVVFGAIVPACLAASVGVALAVAASLVPLKGIDSAWWRWMLSEAGGIFLLGPTLILWLAHRRERRRRGMPWEAAAVATATLVFAVAVFLGIRAPEHPFEGLPYLLFGPVLWLTVRCSLRAATTLLSAVALIAIGGTLLRHGPFHLLGNSQPLLSVGLLVVALGISTLAMGALVSERRAAEEKLMRLNETLEKRVAERTEELHRRATRDGLTGLCNRAYFFERGETMLADARTSGRPLAALIIDVDGLKVINDSYGHHMGDAAITRVAEACRTGLREGDLVGRIGGDEFAALLPATDEAGARKVSARIERTLRLAATPGLDVGASIGVAVRAESDTALDALLRRADAAMYAEKQNRPGAGAET from the coding sequence ATGCGTACTGAATGGCAAAATCTCAGCGTCGCGCTGGCCTATGCCGCGGCGGGGTTCGGCACCTCGGCACTGCTCTCGGGATTCAGCTTTTTCCCCTCGCCTTTCTGGCCCCCTGCCGGCATCGCGCTGGCGGCGGCACTGCTGGGCGGCACCCGGCTATGGCCCGGCATCTTCGCCGGCGCCTTCTTCGTCAACTGGCGCCTGTTCGGCTTACCTCTTCCGCTGGCGATCGCCATATCCGTGGTCAATGTTGCCGCTCCGGTTTTCGGCGCGCAGCTCGTCCGCTGGACGACGCACTCGAAGCTGCCATTTGCCCGGCTCCGGCAGGTGGTCTGCTTCGTCGTTTTCGGCGCGATCGTGCCGGCTTGTCTTGCCGCTTCCGTCGGGGTCGCCCTGGCGGTCGCGGCCAGCCTCGTCCCCTTGAAGGGCATCGACAGCGCCTGGTGGCGCTGGATGCTTTCCGAAGCGGGCGGCATATTTCTTCTGGGACCGACGCTGATCCTGTGGCTCGCCCATCGCCGCGAGCGCCGGCGTCGCGGCATGCCTTGGGAGGCCGCCGCCGTGGCGACCGCGACGCTGGTCTTCGCCGTGGCGGTTTTTCTCGGCATCCGTGCGCCGGAACATCCGTTCGAGGGACTGCCCTACCTGCTGTTCGGGCCGGTTCTGTGGCTGACCGTGCGCTGCTCCCTGCGTGCGGCGACCACCCTGCTTTCGGCCGTGGCGCTGATCGCCATCGGCGGAACCCTGCTCCGGCATGGGCCGTTTCATCTCTTGGGGAATTCGCAGCCCTTGTTGAGCGTGGGCCTGCTGGTGGTCGCCCTGGGGATTTCCACCTTGGCCATGGGAGCCCTCGTCAGCGAGCGCCGTGCCGCCGAGGAAAAACTGATGCGGTTGAACGAGACGCTCGAAAAACGCGTGGCGGAGCGCACCGAAGAACTTCACCGCCGTGCCACCCGCGACGGCCTCACGGGGCTATGCAATCGCGCCTACTTTTTCGAGCGGGGCGAAACGATGCTGGCCGACGCCCGCACCTCCGGCCGGCCGCTGGCGGCCCTGATAATCGACGTGGACGGCCTGAAAGTCATCAACGACAGCTACGGCCATCACATGGGCGATGCGGCCATCACTCGGGTCGCCGAGGCTTGCCGGACCGGCCTGCGGGAAGGCGATCTGGTCGGGCGGATCGGCGGCGACGAATTCGCCGCGCTCCTGCCGGCCACCGACGAGGCCGGCGCACGCAAGGTGAGCGCCCGGATCGAGCGGACGCTGCGGTTGGCCGCTACGCCCGGACTCGATGTGGGGGCCAGCATTGGCGTGGCGGTACGTGCCGAATCCGACACGGCGCTGGACGCATTGCTGCGCCGGGCCGATGCCGCCATGTATGCGGAAAAGCAAAACCGCCCCGGGGCAGGCGCGGAGACGTAG